The Streptococcus pantholopis genome has a segment encoding these proteins:
- a CDS encoding DUF3013 family protein, with protein MADYGFLSVLEEEMTVNCDYDFAINWDKRRHAVEVSFILQAQNKAGIKTVDAKGNSSGDDILFEDCVLFYNPQKTVFNKEDYLAAIPYEPKKGLSREFLVFFAQFLNDTADKGLDALIDFLENPETQEFFIVWDRQAFAEGRAALEEKEFYPYPRY; from the coding sequence ATGGCTGACTATGGTTTTTTATCTGTTCTTGAAGAAGAAATGACGGTTAACTGTGATTATGATTTTGCCATAAACTGGGATAAGCGCCGCCATGCGGTAGAAGTCAGTTTTATTTTGCAGGCGCAAAATAAGGCAGGAATAAAAACAGTTGATGCTAAAGGGAACAGTAGCGGTGATGATATCCTTTTTGAGGACTGTGTTTTGTTTTATAATCCTCAAAAAACAGTATTTAACAAAGAAGATTATTTAGCCGCCATCCCCTATGAGCCCAAAAAAGGACTGTCGCGGGAATTCTTAGTTTTCTTTGCCCAGTTTTTAAATGATACAGCGGACAAAGGTTTAGATGCTCTTATTGATTTTCTGGAAAATCCGGAAACCCAAGAATTTTTCATTGTTTGGGACAGGCAGGCTTTTGCTGAAGGCAGAGCAGCATTGGAAGAAAAGGAGTTTTACCCTTACCCCAGATACTAA